A stretch of the Ornithodoros turicata isolate Travis chromosome 4, ASM3712646v1, whole genome shotgun sequence genome encodes the following:
- the LOC135392735 gene encoding uncharacterized protein LOC135392735 has product MYEVRTDVRTSRKRPRQAFDEAVSAVQVRFQDDDASLQNDIKRQMSTSYGFASKRRALSRNRHANIPKGNSIDAILPELRITKDGQQFLQLEDKTEGRRLLVFYAEKDLDAFANTEYILGDGNFKYNPSEFHSPGQLYTIHAIVKGEAHPIVYALMQATDVRAYQAVFHTLKESMVRRFGHVGSLSTTATWLFDYESAAIRAALNVFQTATGEPNVRGCAFHYAKAINKKRDELGLKVLCRENAEVNRWFVRVRHLPFVPDDFRLAFADDILSVKPDLPPLHAARLALFDRYYRAYWLTNSLLKDRWGQFGNRGPQTT; this is encoded by the exons ATGTATGAAGTCCGAACAGACGTACGGACCAGCAGAAAGAGACCTCGGCAGGCATTCGACGAAGCAGTGTCTGCTGTACAGGTCAGGTTTCAAGATGACGACGCGAGTCTTCAAAATGACATCAAACGCCAGATGAGCACCAGCTACGGTTTTGCCTCCAAAAGACGTGCGTTGTCGCGCAATCGACACGCAAACATTCCGAAGGGAAACTCCATTGACGCCATACTTCCGGAGCTGCGAATTACGAAGGATGGCCAGCAATTTCTTCAACTGGAAGACAAGACTGAAGGGAGGAGACTGCTCGTATTTTACGCCGAGAAGGACCTGGACGCCTTCGCAAACACGGAGTACATCCTGGGGGATGGCAACTTCAAGTATAATCCATCCGAATTTCACAGCCCTGGACAGCTGTACACAATACATGCAATTGTCAAAGGCGAAGCGCACCCCATAGTGTACGCATTGATGCAGGCAACAGATGTGAGAGCGTACCAAGCGGTGTTCCACACCTTGAAGGAGTCCATGGTGCGACGATTTGGTCACGTCGGGAGCCTATCCACTACGGCGACCTGGCTATTTGACTATGAGTCTGCAGCAATACGGGCAGCACTCAATGTGTTCCAGACAGCGACGGGTGAACCCAAC GTGCGAGGCTGCGCCTTTCACTATGCCAAGGCCATCAACAAGAAGCGAGACGAGCTCGGTCTGAAGGTGTTGTGCAGAGAGAACGCCGAAGTCAACCGATGGTTTGTTCGAGTGAGGCATCTGCCGTTCGTTCCTGACGACTTCCGCCTGGCCTTCGCCGACGACATCCTTTCTGTGAAGCCGGACCTGCCTCCACTACATGCGGCGCGTCTGGCGCTGTTTGACCGGTACTACCGAGCGTACTGGCTCACGAACAGCCTGCTGAAGGACCGCTGGGGACAATTTGGGAACCGAGGACCACAAACCACGTAG